One Myxococcales bacterium genomic region harbors:
- a CDS encoding SDR family oxidoreductase, giving the protein MTSVFRSDLLVGQAALVTGGGSGIGAGLAKRLAEQGAKVMLVGRTQEKLDAIAGEIRERGGTAQTFACDVRKYDLVEAAIQKTVSDFGRLDVLVNSAAGNFLAPASALSANGFRSVVDIDLCGTFNASRAAFEALSGSRGSIVNITATQATVPTPLQCHAGAAKAGIEKLTRDLALEWGRFGIRVNSIAPGPIEGTEGMSRLAPGDAETSLKKRVPLGRYGTIFEIAEALTYLVSPAGAYITGATLLVDGGTTLLGPGPFLDMMMGG; this is encoded by the coding sequence ATGACGAGCGTCTTTCGATCCGATCTCCTCGTGGGCCAAGCCGCCCTCGTCACCGGAGGCGGCAGCGGCATCGGCGCAGGCCTCGCGAAGCGCCTCGCCGAACAAGGCGCCAAGGTCATGCTCGTGGGGCGCACCCAAGAGAAGCTCGACGCCATCGCCGGGGAGATCCGCGAGCGCGGGGGCACGGCGCAGACCTTCGCGTGCGACGTCCGCAAGTACGACCTCGTCGAGGCCGCGATCCAGAAGACCGTGAGCGACTTCGGGCGGCTCGACGTGCTCGTGAACAGCGCTGCCGGGAACTTCCTCGCGCCGGCCTCGGCCCTCAGCGCCAACGGCTTCCGCAGCGTGGTCGACATCGATCTCTGCGGCACCTTCAACGCGAGCCGCGCGGCGTTCGAGGCCCTCTCGGGCTCGCGCGGGTCGATCGTCAACATCACGGCCACGCAGGCCACCGTGCCCACGCCGCTCCAATGCCACGCCGGCGCGGCCAAGGCCGGCATCGAGAAGCTCACCCGCGATCTCGCCCTCGAGTGGGGCCGCTTCGGCATCCGCGTGAACTCCATCGCACCCGGCCCCATCGAGGGCACCGAGGGCATGTCGCGCCTCGCCCCAGGCGACGCCGAGACGTCCCTCAAGAAGCGCGTCCCCCTCGGGCGCTACGGCACCATCTTCGAGATCGCCGAAGCGCTCACGTACCTCGTCTCCCCCGCGGGCGCGTACATCACGGGCGCGACCCTCCTCGTCGACGGCGGCACGACCTTGCTCGGCCCCGGGCCCTTCCTCGACATGATGATGGGCGGGTAG
- a CDS encoding alpha-amylase family protein, with translation MRFPSALFGGLCAAALVACVASSREADTTPPTPPGSGFSPPPPAASSGEGGAPDGGASSPDAAPSPRPPPGPRTVFTHLFEWKWNDIARECEDVLGPAGYAAVQISPPQEHAELPSHPWWERYQPVSYQLESRGGTRAELASMIARCKRAGVDIYVDAVLNHMSFVQQGVGSAGSTFSRKSYPGIYGPNHFHGCERPIQNWGSRDEIFHCELATLPDLDTAQEHVRTTLAAYLQDLVDLGVSGIRVDAAKHISPVDLSAILGKVRGPLYVYQEVLDDDGRGVVTSAEYQATGDVTEVRYGAELSRVLRAGKLAWLETFGPAWGLLPPTSGVAFIDNHDNQRGHGSGNPLTFKERPLYELGLIFMLAWPYGYPQIMSSYAFTDGNQGPPAEGPRSAGSTASTCAPGWICEHRWPSALGMVGFRNAADSAPSVTDFWTDGDQRIAFGRGARGFVVINRATTALRRSFRTSMAPGTYCDVVKGPKLINGACAGTAVSVRADGSFEAEVPALSAVAIHALAPAPTP, from the coding sequence ATGCGGTTCCCATCGGCGCTCTTCGGCGGTCTCTGCGCGGCAGCGCTCGTCGCATGTGTCGCGTCCTCGCGGGAGGCGGACACCACCCCACCGACACCTCCGGGCTCCGGGTTCTCCCCTCCTCCCCCAGCGGCATCCTCCGGCGAAGGCGGAGCGCCCGACGGAGGGGCCTCCTCCCCGGACGCGGCTCCATCACCTCGGCCTCCGCCCGGACCTCGGACGGTCTTCACCCACCTCTTCGAGTGGAAGTGGAACGACATCGCCCGTGAGTGCGAAGACGTGCTCGGCCCCGCAGGCTACGCCGCCGTTCAGATCTCTCCCCCCCAGGAGCACGCCGAGCTCCCGAGCCACCCCTGGTGGGAGCGCTACCAGCCCGTGAGCTACCAGCTCGAGAGCCGCGGCGGTACGCGCGCCGAGCTCGCGAGCATGATCGCGCGCTGCAAACGGGCAGGTGTCGACATCTACGTCGACGCGGTCCTCAATCACATGTCGTTCGTCCAGCAAGGCGTCGGCAGCGCGGGCAGCACGTTCTCTCGCAAGAGCTACCCGGGAATTTACGGTCCGAATCACTTTCACGGGTGCGAGCGCCCCATCCAGAACTGGGGCTCGCGCGACGAGATCTTCCACTGCGAGCTCGCGACTCTCCCCGACCTCGACACCGCGCAAGAGCACGTGCGAACGACCCTCGCGGCCTACCTGCAGGACCTCGTCGACCTGGGCGTTTCGGGTATTCGAGTCGACGCCGCGAAGCACATCTCGCCGGTCGACCTCTCGGCCATCCTCGGCAAGGTCCGCGGCCCGCTCTACGTGTACCAGGAGGTCCTCGACGACGACGGCCGCGGCGTCGTCACGTCCGCCGAGTACCAAGCGACCGGCGACGTCACCGAGGTCCGCTACGGCGCCGAGCTCAGTCGGGTGCTCCGCGCGGGGAAGCTCGCGTGGCTCGAGACCTTCGGGCCTGCCTGGGGCCTCCTGCCGCCCACGTCGGGGGTCGCCTTCATCGACAACCACGACAACCAACGAGGGCACGGCAGCGGCAATCCGCTCACGTTCAAGGAGCGACCGCTCTACGAGCTCGGGCTCATTTTCATGCTCGCGTGGCCGTACGGCTACCCGCAGATCATGTCGAGCTACGCCTTCACGGACGGGAACCAAGGCCCCCCCGCGGAGGGACCGAGGAGCGCTGGGAGCACCGCGAGCACGTGCGCGCCGGGTTGGATCTGCGAGCACAGGTGGCCCTCCGCGCTCGGCATGGTCGGCTTCCGCAACGCGGCCGACTCGGCCCCCTCCGTGACCGACTTCTGGACCGATGGCGACCAGCGGATCGCCTTCGGCCGAGGCGCGCGAGGGTTCGTGGTCATCAACCGCGCGACGACCGCGCTCCGCCGCTCGTTCCGAACGAGCATGGCCCCCGGCACGTATTGCGACGTCGTGAAGGGTCCGAAGCTCATCAACGGCGCGTGCGCCGGCACGGCGGTCTCCGTCCGCGCGGACGGAAGCTTCGAGGCCGAGGTGCCCGCGCTCTCCGCCGTCGCGATCCACGCGCTCGCCCCCGCGCCCACGCCGTGA
- a CDS encoding (2Fe-2S)-binding protein, which produces MAKVLVCRCEDVTLHELDDAITRGHTDIESLKRYTGFGTGYCQGKSCVAMCARRLVERGFEARLPFTPRPPFHPLPLGALAGLAEIAEADIKEKP; this is translated from the coding sequence ATGGCCAAGGTGCTCGTCTGCCGCTGCGAGGACGTCACGCTCCACGAGCTCGACGACGCCATCACCCGCGGCCACACCGACATCGAGTCCTTGAAGCGGTACACGGGCTTCGGCACCGGGTACTGCCAAGGCAAGTCGTGCGTCGCGATGTGCGCGAGGAGGCTCGTCGAGCGCGGGTTCGAGGCGCGCCTCCCCTTCACGCCGCGCCCACCGTTCCATCCCTTGCCCCTCGGCGCGCTCGCGGGCCTCGCCGAGATCGCCGAAGCCGACATCAAGGAGAAGCCATGA